One genomic region from Burkholderia latens encodes:
- a CDS encoding pyridoxamine 5'-phosphate oxidase family protein, with amino-acid sequence MTDPATLSDDAVAFIREQAFLIVATANAAGDSDCSYRGRQPRADGSFEPLVDLPDRRTLVLPDFPGNNLFNTIGNLLVNPAIALLFVDFVRQTTWLVQGRATIVEEAGSHAHLWPDAQRYVVVEVESAHARVEAGLPALVLA; translated from the coding sequence ATGACCGATCCGGCTACCCTGAGCGACGATGCCGTCGCCTTCATCCGCGAACAGGCGTTCCTGATCGTCGCGACCGCAAACGCCGCCGGCGACAGCGACTGCTCGTATCGAGGCCGGCAGCCGCGCGCGGACGGCTCGTTCGAGCCGCTCGTCGACCTGCCCGATCGGCGCACGCTCGTGCTGCCCGATTTCCCGGGCAACAACCTGTTCAACACGATCGGCAACCTGCTCGTGAATCCGGCGATCGCGCTGCTGTTCGTCGACTTCGTCCGGCAGACGACGTGGCTCGTGCAAGGGCGCGCGACGATCGTCGAAGAGGCGGGAAGCCATGCGCATCTATGGCCCGATGCGCAGCGTTACGTGGTCGTCGAAGTGGAAAGCGCGCACGCGCGAGTCGA